AGCCCCATTGCCTCAGGTTAGAGATGCATTTTATCCTTCTAGCCATTTCCCTTGCTCCAGTAAGCGCAGGCAAAAGCAGTGATGCAAGCAGAGCAATAATAGCTATTACGACCAAAAGCTCAATAAGCGTAAATCCGACACTCTCAAACTTATCCCTCATCCATTTCATCATAATTTGTTTCCTCCTCTTTTGGAGAACAATTGTAGCATATAGCAAATAGTTTTAACAAACTATAAGGATTTTAAGAAAAACTAGGAGGATTTTAGGATTTTCTGTATTCACTGGGGGAGGTTTTGATAAGCTCTTTGAACATCCTGGCAAAGTAACTGGAATCATGAAAACCTACTTCAAAACATACATCCGTGACGGATTTATCAGTATTTGAAAGTAAGTCACACGCTTTTTGTATGCGATAATTTGTTACATATTCCATTGGGGTCATGCCGCTTATGTCTTTAAATACCTTGCAGAAATAGTTTGTCTGCAAATAGCCAATATCAGCCAGATCCTTCAGGTGGATATCCTTATCGTAATTGTCTTCAACATATCTTATGACCCTGAAACAAGTTTCCCTTTTTGTGGATATGTCTTTATCAATGTTTTTCTGTTTCTGGTAGTCTGAATAAAACCTGCAGACATTTACTATAAGTTCAAATATATATGCCTTAATCAAAATATTATATCCTTCAGGTTCTTTTTCTATTTCATTCACTGTCTTATTCAATATAGCTTCTACAAATTTAGATTGTTCGCTGGTAAGATGAAGTTTATATTTAAAATCTGTTTCTTTTCTATAAAAGGGCTCTATATAGAATAAGTCGTTAAAACTGTCTATATCTTTAAGCTTGCTTCTAATTTCCTTTTTAAATACAGCTGAGTCTATCAGGATGTTCACTAACTCTAAATTATCTGCATTCTTATAACCATGCGCTTGTTCAGGAGTAATTACAAAAAAATCGCCCACTGTGACAGGAAATTCTGCGTTTTTTGATTTTTTATTTTCGCCTTGCATCTGAATAACATTAATCCCCTTTCCTCTTAATATGTAAACCAGTTCTATAAAGTCATGTGTATGTAATTCAAGATCTAACTGCTCAAGTTTAAAAACATATATCTCTAGGTCTTTTTTAAAACGCTTTTTTGATGATTTCATGATGGTTTTTTATTTATACAATATAAATACTAACACATTTTGAACAAATTTAAAAATTTTTACTCAGTGCTCCCTATTATTGACATTTATTTTGCTAGTATCAATATCTATCAAAACTATTCTATAAGGAGGGGAGTAAATGGCTTTATTATTTTACATTACCTAGACAGCGCATCATTTGATTTATTATACTCCATGAGATATAATCAAAAACCATGATGGAAAAAGCGAAATTAGGGGTTTTGGTATCAGGCAGAGGATCCAATCTTCAGTCTATTATTGATAATATTGGAAAAGGGAAATTGAATGCGGAAATAGCTGTTGTTATAAGTGATGTAAAGAATGCCTATGCTCTGGAAAGGGCAAGGAAATATAATATAAAAACATGTTTTGTCAATCCCAAAGATTTTAAAAACCGCGGCGGATTTTTTGATGAAATAGCAAAAACTCTGGAAGAAAACAATGTCGAATATGTGATTCTTGCAGGATTTATGAGAATAATTCCTTTATCACTAATAAATGTATATAAAAATAAAATGTTGAATATTCATCCTGCGCTGCTTCCTTCTTTTCCAGGGTTGGGCGTGCAGAAAAAAGCACTGGAATATGGAGTGAAATATTCTGGCTGTACAGTGCATTTTGTTGATGAAGGATGTGATACAGGGCCCATAGTTCTTCAGGCAGTTGTTCCTGTGCTTGAGGATGATACTGAGGAAACTCTATCTCAGCGTATCCTTAAAGAAGAACACAGAATTTATCCGGAGGCTATTGATAGGGTTATAAATGGTAAGGTAAAGATTGTGGGGAGAAGGGTAGAAAGTTATGAAAAAGAAACTATTTAACAAAGTTTGCATATTTGGTGTTGGACTTATTGGCGGTTCTATCGGTATGGCGATTAAAAAGGATGGATTAGCTGATGAAGTTATCGGTATTGGCAGAAATATTGCAAAACTTGAAAAAGCTGTTTTAGCGGGAGCAGTTGATAGGGTTACGACTGATTATATAGCAGAGGTTAGGGATGCGGATCTGGTAATTCTGTCAATGCATATAAAATCCTCTATTGAAGCTGCAAAAAAAATAGCACCTTTTTTAAAAAAAGACGCAGTAGTTACTGACGTAGAAAGCACAAAAGAACTGTTTTGTAAGAAGATACAGGAGATACTGCCTGATGGAATACATTTTGTTGGTGCTCATCCAATAGCTGGCTTGGAAAGACACGGTGTTGATGTTGCAACCAATAGATTATTTGATGGAACAGTATGTATAATTACAAAAACCTCAAAAACAAATAAAGATGCGCTCCTAAAAGTTAAAAAGCTATGGAACAAAATAGGAGCCAGTGTTGTATTTTTCTCTCCAAGTCAACATGATAAGCTGGTTGCTCTTACAAGTCATCTGCCTCATATAGCAGCTGTATCACTTGTTAATGCTCTGGGCAAAACAGAGACGGTAGATAAAGATTTAAAACTTGTCATTGGAAAAGGGTTTAAAGACACAACCAGAATTGCTTCAAGTTCTCCAGAGATGTGGCAGGAGATATGTATAACAAATAAAAAGAATATCTTAGATGCTTTATCGAGATTCCAAAGAGAACTGGATAAGATATACAAATTAATAAACAAATCTGACAGAGAAGGACTGACTAAAGAGCTTGAAAAAGCAAAATCTCTCAGAACTAGTTTGAAGTAAAAAGATAGGATTTATGTACTCAGCAATAGTAAAACCCGTAAATAAATTATCCGGTACCATTTATGTTCCCGGAGATAAATCAATTTCTCACAGAGCAGTTATTCTTGGCTCTCTGGCAAAGGGAACAACAAGAATAACAGGGTTCCTTGAAAGCGAAGATTGCATGAGAACAGTCGAAATCTTCAGGCAGCTGGGTGTTGATATAGCTGTATCCGGAAAAAACGAAGTAGTGATAACCTCGAAAGGTCTTCATGGACTAAAAGAGCCCAAGGAGGATTTATATGCAGGTAACTCCGGAACAACAATGAGACTTATGCTTGGAGTTCTGGCAGGTCAGAAGTTTACTTCAAGAATTACAGGGGATGATTCTCTTTGCAAAAGGCCTATGAGAAGAGTTACAGATCCTCTCAGGAAAATGGGTGCCAAGATCACAGGTAAAGTTAAAAATTATGACGAATATGCTCCTTTTGTTGTTTCAGGAGGAGACCTTTTGGGGAGAGAACATAAATCAGTTTTAGTTGCAAGCGCACAGGTAAAATCTGCAATTCTTTTAGCAGGTTTATATGCAAACGAAGAGACATCTGTCATTGAGCCTTTTAAATCAAGAGATCATACAGAGAGGATGCTTGAATATCTTGGTGCGGATTTAAAAGTAGAGGGGAATAAAGTGTCAATAAAGGGAAGGGGACATTTAGTATCTAAGGATATAGTTATTCCCGGAGACATTTCTTCTGCCGCATTTTTTATTGTAGCTACTTCATGTTTAAAGGGCTCAGAAATTGTAATTAGAAATGTGGGAGTAAATCCTACCCGAACAGGTATAATTGATGTGATGAGAAGAATGGGCGCAGATATAGAATTAAGAAACGAAAAGACAATTTCAGGAGAACCTCGTGCAGATATTCTTGTTAAAAGCAGCAAACTTAAGGGAATTACTATTGAACCGGATCAAATTCCAAGAATAATTGATGAAATTCCAATAATTGCAGTTGCTGCCGCTAGAGCGCGTGGAGAAACTGTAATCAAAGGAGTCTCTGAATTGAAAGTTAAAGAAAGTAACAGGCTAATGGCAATTCATGACCTATTTCACTACTTTGAAATGAAGCTCAATGATTGCAGTTCTAAAAGATTGGTTATTCCAGGAGAGCAAGATATGAAACCTCAAACCTTTTCCGGAGCCGTATGTAACAGTCTTGGTGACCATAGAATAGCTATGACTGGAATTATTATGGGTCTTATGGCAAAGGGGAAAACGGAAAAAGCAAAGATATTTGATACAGATTGTATTAATACGTCTTTTCCTAATTTTATAGAAATATTAAAAAAAATGATTCCTGAAGGAACGATTAAAGTTGAGAAATAAGCTAACTATAGCTATTGATGGGCCTGCTGGTTCAGGCAAAAGCAGCGTTTCAAAGATTATTGCAAAAAGATTGGGACTTTTGTATGTAGATACAGGAGCTATGTACAGAGCGCTCACACTTAAGGCTATGGAAAATGGCATTAATATAAAAAAAGAGATGGCATTGGTAGAGCTTACACGTAATACAAAAATTGAGCTAATTCATCAGGAAGAGGGGACTGTTGTTTTACTTGATGGACAAGATGTAACAGAAAAAATAAGAGGTACTGATGTAACAAATAATGTCTTTTATCTTGCCAGAGCAGAAGGAGTAAGAGAGTGCATGAAGAGGTTGCAGAGGAAAATTGCAGAAAAAGGCGATGTTGTAATGGAAGGACGAGATATCACAACTGTTATATTGCCTGATGCAGACTATAAGTTTTATCTGGATGCTTCTTTTGAGGAGCGTGTGAAAAGGCGCAGGAAAGAGTTAGAACAAAATGGCCAGCAAATTGTGGAATCAGAACTCTCAAAAGATATAAAAATGCGAGACAAAAAAGATTTGACAAGAAAAATAGCACCTTTAATAAAAGCAGAGGATGCTATTGTTATTGACTCAACAGGAATGAGTTTGGAAGAAGAAGCAGAAACAGTCATATCCTATATAAAATGATATATACAGTAGCTAAATTAATTTCATATATTTTCTGTAAGATTTATTTCAGATTAGAAATAAAAGGCACTGATAATATCCCTAAAAAAGGGGGGGTGTTAGTGGCTTCAAATCATAGCAGTTTCCTTGACCCTGTTATTGTAGGTGTTGGAATATCCAGAGCAACTTATTACCTTACAAAACAAAACTTGTTTAAGATTCCTATATTTGGATTGCTAATCAAATCCTTGCATACTATCCCAGTAAGGCGTGAGCAGGTAAGCATTTCTACATTTAAAGAATTAATTAGATCCCTACACTCTAAAAAAGCTGTCATTCTATTTCCTGAAGGGACAAGAAGTATAGATGGGAAACTAGGC
Above is a genomic segment from bacterium containing:
- the aroA gene encoding 3-phosphoshikimate 1-carboxyvinyltransferase; this translates as MYSAIVKPVNKLSGTIYVPGDKSISHRAVILGSLAKGTTRITGFLESEDCMRTVEIFRQLGVDIAVSGKNEVVITSKGLHGLKEPKEDLYAGNSGTTMRLMLGVLAGQKFTSRITGDDSLCKRPMRRVTDPLRKMGAKITGKVKNYDEYAPFVVSGGDLLGREHKSVLVASAQVKSAILLAGLYANEETSVIEPFKSRDHTERMLEYLGADLKVEGNKVSIKGRGHLVSKDIVIPGDISSAAFFIVATSCLKGSEIVIRNVGVNPTRTGIIDVMRRMGADIELRNEKTISGEPRADILVKSSKLKGITIEPDQIPRIIDEIPIIAVAAARARGETVIKGVSELKVKESNRLMAIHDLFHYFEMKLNDCSSKRLVIPGEQDMKPQTFSGAVCNSLGDHRIAMTGIIMGLMAKGKTEKAKIFDTDCINTSFPNFIEILKKMIPEGTIKVEK
- the cmk gene encoding (d)CMP kinase, coding for MRNKLTIAIDGPAGSGKSSVSKIIAKRLGLLYVDTGAMYRALTLKAMENGINIKKEMALVELTRNTKIELIHQEEGTVVLLDGQDVTEKIRGTDVTNNVFYLARAEGVRECMKRLQRKIAEKGDVVMEGRDITTVILPDADYKFYLDASFEERVKRRRKELEQNGQQIVESELSKDIKMRDKKDLTRKIAPLIKAEDAIVIDSTGMSLEEEAETVISYIK
- a CDS encoding 1-acyl-sn-glycerol-3-phosphate acyltransferase codes for the protein MIYTVAKLISYIFCKIYFRLEIKGTDNIPKKGGVLVASNHSSFLDPVIVGVGISRATYYLTKQNLFKIPIFGLLIKSLHTIPVRREQVSISTFKELIRSLHSKKAVILFPEGTRSIDGKLGQGKIGIGMLALKANVPIVPAYIDGATKAFPKYGKWIHPKRIRVIFGKPIMPNSKDSNKNDYRRISAQVMESINNLKENITC
- a CDS encoding prephenate dehydrogenase codes for the protein MKKKLFNKVCIFGVGLIGGSIGMAIKKDGLADEVIGIGRNIAKLEKAVLAGAVDRVTTDYIAEVRDADLVILSMHIKSSIEAAKKIAPFLKKDAVVTDVESTKELFCKKIQEILPDGIHFVGAHPIAGLERHGVDVATNRLFDGTVCIITKTSKTNKDALLKVKKLWNKIGASVVFFSPSQHDKLVALTSHLPHIAAVSLVNALGKTETVDKDLKLVIGKGFKDTTRIASSSPEMWQEICITNKKNILDALSRFQRELDKIYKLINKSDREGLTKELEKAKSLRTSLK
- a CDS encoding AraC family transcriptional regulator — protein: MKSSKKRFKKDLEIYVFKLEQLDLELHTHDFIELVYILRGKGINVIQMQGENKKSKNAEFPVTVGDFFVITPEQAHGYKNADNLELVNILIDSAVFKKEIRSKLKDIDSFNDLFYIEPFYRKETDFKYKLHLTSEQSKFVEAILNKTVNEIEKEPEGYNILIKAYIFELIVNVCRFYSDYQKQKNIDKDISTKRETCFRVIRYVEDNYDKDIHLKDLADIGYLQTNYFCKVFKDISGMTPMEYVTNYRIQKACDLLSNTDKSVTDVCFEVGFHDSSYFARMFKELIKTSPSEYRKS
- a CDS encoding phosphoribosylglycinamide formyltransferase produces the protein MEKAKLGVLVSGRGSNLQSIIDNIGKGKLNAEIAVVISDVKNAYALERARKYNIKTCFVNPKDFKNRGGFFDEIAKTLEENNVEYVILAGFMRIIPLSLINVYKNKMLNIHPALLPSFPGLGVQKKALEYGVKYSGCTVHFVDEGCDTGPIVLQAVVPVLEDDTEETLSQRILKEEHRIYPEAIDRVINGKVKIVGRRVESYEKETI